The stretch of DNA GCCCGCGATAGACGTATCCCGCGAGACGGCGCCCGTCGGGGGACCAAAGATTGCCGGAGAAGTTCGTTCCCGGAGCCCCCGGCGGCGGAGGGAACCGACGGGGGTGCTCCCACGGGGGCGCGCCACGCGCGTCGAAGATCGCGACCCCCTCGGCGAGGCTCGTGACGAGACGGTCGCCCGCAGGGGAGAGGACCGGAACCCACCCGGACTCCTCCTGCGCCGTGCGCGTCAGCGGTTCGAGGCCGCTCCCGTCGGGGCGGATCGCCCACGTTTCGTAGCGCCCGCCGCGGAGCGATTCGAAGAGGAGCCGGCGGCCGTCCGGCGACCAGGAGACGTAGCGGTCGAATTCCCGGTCGTCGGTCAGCTGGACCGCCGCGCCTCCGTCGGAAGCGACGACATAGACGTCCTCCTGCGGCCAGAGCGTGGTGAACGCGACCGACTTCCCGTCGGGAGAGGGTTCCGCGGACATGATGCTGCCGGTCATCGAGAGGACCTCGTGCGCTTCCGAGATCGTCGACCGGACCGGGTCGAAGTCGAATCGACGGATGGTCGATCGCGACGAGTACGCTCCGTAGACCCAGCGCCTGCCGGAGCGCGCGAGGAAGATGACTTCGTCGGCGGGCAGCGGAACGCTTTCCGGCGAGTCGAGGACTCTTCCGCTCTTCTCGTCGATCCGGACGCGCCAGAGGTTCATCTGGCCGGCGCGGTCGCTCAGGAAATAGAGGAACCGCCCGTCCTCCGACCAGACCGGATTCCAGTCGACCGCGTCGTCGTTCGTCACGTCGACGGGCGCTCCTCCGTCGATGCCCACGGTCCACACGTCGCGATTCCCGCCGCGCCGCATCCCCCAGTAGGCGATGCGCCGCCCGGACGGCGACCACGAAGGCTGATGGGCGTCGCCCGTCTTCAGCTCGCGGCGGGCTCCCGTCGCGGCGTCGACGAGGCCGAGGCGTCCTCCGTCGAGACCCTGATAGGGGAGGAAGAAGTCCTCGGTCGAATAAGCGATCGTGCGGCCGTCGGGCGACCATGCGGGGTCGTTCCCGACCGGCGAGAGCTTCCGGACCGACTCGCCGTTGACCCCCATCAGGAAGAGGCCGCCTCCGTCGCGGCTCGAGGCGAAGACGAGTCGGCTCCCGTCGGGCGAGAGCCGCGGGGCGTCGTTGTACGACTCGGAGCCGGTGGTGAGCACGGTCGGCTTCCGGCCGCCGACGGGAACCGAATCGATGTCGCTCCGATTCGTGTTTCCTGCCGCGAAGAAATTCGTGTCTCCGGCGGCGAAGAAGAGCGTCCGTCCGTCAGCGGAGAGCTCCGGTGCCCACTCGAGGCCCGGCAGGAACGTGA from Thermoanaerobaculia bacterium encodes:
- a CDS encoding protein kinase, whose amino-acid sequence is MTLTAGTRLGPYAILSPLGAGGMGEVYRARDTKLGRDVAIKVLPQSLSADPDRLSRFEREARVLASLNHPHVAAIYGVEDSTAVKALVLELVEGPTLQDRIEAGAVPVDEALPIARQIAEALEAAHEKGIVHRDLKPANVKLDAEGNVKVLDFGLAKALDPALSSSPDLSDSPTLSVGTQSGMILGTAPYMSPEQARGRPVDKRTDVWAFGVLLWEMLTGRRLFDGDSVADVLGAVMREEIDLRRVPPSVPPRVRELLRRCLERNPRERLRDIGEARIALEHPQEAAPAEAVIPTPVRRGRGLLAGVAVLGVALGLAAGIVLFHRSPATPSFRFQKLTFLPGLEWAPELSADGRTLFFAAGDTNFFAAGNTNRSDIDSVPVGGRKPTVLTTGSESYNDAPRLSPDGSRLVFASSRDGGGLFLMGVNGESVRKLSPVGNDPAWSPDGRTIAYSTEDFFLPYQGLDGGRLGLVDAATGARRELKTGDAHQPSWSPSGRRIAYWGMRRGGNRDVWTVGIDGGAPVDVTNDDAVDWNPVWSEDGRFLYFLSDRAGQMNLWRVRIDEKSGRVLDSPESVPLPADEVIFLARSGRRWVYGAYSSRSTIRRFDFDPVRSTISEAHEVLSMTGSIMSAEPSPDGKSVAFTTLWPQEDVYVVASDGGAAVQLTDDREFDRYVSWSPDGRRLLFESLRGGRYETWAIRPDGSGLEPLTRTAQEESGWVPVLSPAGDRLVTSLAEGVAIFDARGAPPWEHPRRFPPPPGAPGTNFSGNLWSPDGRRLAGYVYRGHEHPVRAAVLDLASGSYRVYDPPSDPIGWSDDGRRLLIVRGDRLAMLDTASGTVSPVSGGPPLTGRVSASRDLHVVLSLEEDREADIWLAEERPSR